The following is a genomic window from Hymenobacter chitinivorans DSM 11115.
ACCGGCCAAGCCGTATCTGAACTACCCGGCGGCAGAGGTACAGCGGGCGGCTGAGGCCGTGCGGCAAGTAGCCGAACAAGCCGGCTCCGCCGCCGAAGTGGCCGTGGGCTTCGTGCTGGCCAAACCGGTTGTGGCCTCTGCCGTGCTGGGCATCCGTACCGAGGAACAGCTCCGGGCGGCCCTACAGGCGGCAGAAGCAGGGGCCTTGGCTACCGAACAGCTCCAAACGCTGCGGCACGCGCTGCCGCCCAACCAGTACGAGCAACACCGCTAGGCCGCCGGTTTATTTGCCGATGCAGAACTGGGTGAAGATGCTGGTCAGCAGGTCGTCGGAGGAAATTTCACCGGTGATTTCGCCCAGGGCCGCTAGGGCTTGGCGCAAGTCGGCGGCCAGCAGCTCGGTGCCGGTGCCGGCCTCTATGCCGAGCAGCACGGCGTCGAGGGCCTGGTTGGTGAGCTCCAGGCTGCGGGCGTGGCGCAGGTTGGTCACGATAGTGCTCTGCCCGGTCCGGTCCAGTCCTTCGCCGCGCACTCTTAGCAGCAGGGCTTCGCGCAGCTCGTCGAGGCCGTCGCCGCGGGCGGCGGCAATGAGCAGCACGTCGGGCTGGTGCCGGAAAGCCTCGATTTCGGGGTCGGAGGCTACGTCGAGCTTGTTGCCCACGGCCAGTACCGGGATGCTGCGGCCGGGGTTCAGGGCTTCAATCTCGGCTTCAAGCTCAGTGGGGGTAGTGCTGGTAATATCAAACAGATATATCAGCAAAGCAGCCTGGGTAACGCGCTTCTTAGTGCGCTCTACGCCGATGGACTCAACTACGTCGGCGGTGTCGCGCAGGCCGGCCGTGTCCACGAAGCGGAAGCGGATGCCCTCGATGCTGACCTCGTCCTCAATCAGGTCGCGGGTGGTGCCGGCTACGGCCGAGACAATGGCCCGCTCCTCGTTGAGCAGAGCATTAAGCAGCGTCGACTTGCCCGCGTTGGGCCGGCCGGCAATGACGGTGGTAACGCCATTTTTGATAACGTTGCCCAACTCAAAGGAGCGCAGCAGACGGCGCACCAGCGTTTGTACTTCGGTGAGCAACTTGACCAGGCCGGTACGGTCGGCAAACTCCACGTCTTCCTCGCCGAAGTCGAGCTCCAACTCCAGCAACGCGGCAAACTGCACCAGTCGGCCCCGCAGGTCGCGCAGCTCCTGGGAAAAGCCGCCGCGCATTTGCTGCAGGGCTACCTGGTGGGACAGGGCCGAGTCGGCGGCAATCAGGTCGGCTACGGCTTCGGCCTGGGCCAAGTCGAAGGCGCCGTGCAGGAAGGCGCGCTTGGTAAACTCCCCGGCTTCGGCCAGGCGGGCCCCGCGGCGGGTGAGCAAAGTCAGGATTTGCTCCACGATATAGTCGGAGCCGTGGCAGCTGATTTCGACTACATCCTCGCGGGTGTAGGAGTGCGGCCCCTTGAAGAGCGACACCACAACTTCATCCAGGATGCGGGCCCCGTCGCGAATGGTGCCGAAGTGCAGGGTATGGCTGGGCTGGTCCTGCAGTTTCTTGCCGGCAAACACGGCATCGGCCATAGCAATGGCCTCGGGCCCGGAAAGGCGGAGCATAGCAATAGCGCCGGCACCGGGCGGCGTGGAGAGAGCAACGATGGTATCGGAAAGCGCGGGAGGAAGCGGAAGAGCCACGGGCAAGCAAAGAAGTGAAGCTGCAAAGGTACGCAACCCGGTAGGTAGGGCGAAGCGCGGGCGGCATCCGGGCCGTGGGAGGATGACTCCCGGCAACAGTGGGCAACGATACGCGAAGCTCCCGTTTCGCGCTGCTGGCGCTTAGCCGGTCACGAACAGGTTACGGCTGACCTCGGCGGAAATCAGGGTTGTCTTTTGGTCGTTGACTTTGATTTCCAGAGAATTGTCAAAGCTGACTTTGTCCAGCACTTCAAGCTGGGCGCCCAGGCACAGGCCCACTTTGTCCAGGTACTGCAGAAAGGAGGCCGAGGTATTTTTGACGG
Proteins encoded in this region:
- the mnmE gene encoding tRNA uridine-5-carboxymethylaminomethyl(34) synthesis GTPase MnmE, with protein sequence MALPLPPALSDTIVALSTPPGAGAIAMLRLSGPEAIAMADAVFAGKKLQDQPSHTLHFGTIRDGARILDEVVVSLFKGPHSYTREDVVEISCHGSDYIVEQILTLLTRRGARLAEAGEFTKRAFLHGAFDLAQAEAVADLIAADSALSHQVALQQMRGGFSQELRDLRGRLVQFAALLELELDFGEEDVEFADRTGLVKLLTEVQTLVRRLLRSFELGNVIKNGVTTVIAGRPNAGKSTLLNALLNEERAIVSAVAGTTRDLIEDEVSIEGIRFRFVDTAGLRDTADVVESIGVERTKKRVTQAALLIYLFDITSTTPTELEAEIEALNPGRSIPVLAVGNKLDVASDPEIEAFRHQPDVLLIAAARGDGLDELREALLLRVRGEGLDRTGQSTIVTNLRHARSLELTNQALDAVLLGIEAGTGTELLAADLRQALAALGEITGEISSDDLLTSIFTQFCIGK